The following nucleotide sequence is from Euleptes europaea isolate rEulEur1 chromosome 3, rEulEur1.hap1, whole genome shotgun sequence.
AGCATTTACCCACCCAGCTCCTTTTGAATTTATGGGTAGAAGACACTCAGGAAAACAGTCCTGTAAGGAGAAAGGGACACCACCCTCTCTCTGAACAAATCAAGGTAGTTTCTTCAGGGAGGTGACCGATCGTTTCCTTGAGCGAGCTTCAGCTCCAAGCTGCTGATGCAATTGCTTCGGTGGCCCTCCACATGGGCACTGGTATTGTCGATAAGGATGATGGGGATATCCGTGAAGCCGCTCTTAAGCAGGGCAAGAAGCGATGTCTTGAAGACCTGCTGGAAGGTCTCTCCAACAAACAGATAGAGAATCGGAGTGAAGCAGAAATTTAAACACATTCCGACCACCATCATTGCCAGTAACACATGTTGTGTTAAGGCAAATGACTCCCAATATGACAGCGAACTGTGGTAGAGATGGTAGGGAAGCCAGCAGACAAAGAAGGAAGCCACGGCTGCCACCAGGACCCGGAAAGGCTTTGTGTTCCTCACcagccttttcttcttcatttcccaGCCCATCCTACAATGGCAGCTCGTGATGACCAGGAGGGGAAGCAAGAAGGCCAGCAAGAAGCGGACCACAAAGAGAGCTAAGTGAACGCGAGCCCTCAAGGCCTGCGTCTCAGGCCCATCCCAATCACTGGAGAAAGCATAATTATTGAGACACTTGGTCTTGCCCTTCACCGTTTGAGTGACCCGGAAAAACAAGTAGGGAGTACTGAGTATTGAGGAAACCAGCCACACTACTGCCACCACTTTCCGTGCCTGGGGAATTGCGCGGTTGTGCTGGGACCAGACAGGGTGGCAGATAAGGAGGTAGCGGTCCAGGCTGACGACGGTGAGGAGAAAGACCGTGGTGAACATTGTGAGTGAAAATAAGGAATTGATAAGTTTGCAAACCACTGTGCCAAAGACCCAGTGGAATTCCAGCAGGATGTAGacagagaagaaaggaagggaggaacagAACAGCAGGTAGGTGAAAATCAGATGTGAGAACCAGAGGCTATTCACGGTCTTCTTCATCTTCACCCCCAGCACCCAGAGGAAGAGGCCGTTGGAAACTGCCCCCACCAGTAAGGACACCAAGGAAAAAATGGCAGTGGCCAGGTTTAAATAggtcattttctctggggaatGGCTGACGCCCACTTCGACAGATGAAACATTCCCTGAAAGGACAGTCTTGTTGCCAGTATCCATGAGGTCCTGGAGAAAGATGGAAATGAAAATTgcattggtggaagaggaagggaggaggaaaaccgTTGAGAAGCAGCAAGAGAAAGGTGAGGAAACCCCTCCTCCCTGGGTCTTGAAGACCTGCTGGGTTCAGCATCTCATGAGGTGGGGCATCTGCCACGGCCCTCTGCCACTGGCCCCTGACCCCACACACCCTCTGCCACATGCCTTGCAAGCGCTCCTTTGCTCCCAGGTGCCTGGAATGTCCACCACTGCCGGGAAAGAGTGTGCAGATCGTGAAGGTCCTAGCAGCGGCACTGCCAGCTGTACACACCTCCTAGTGCCATGGACGAAAGGGCATGCAGGTGGCTGTGAGAGGAGTCATGAGCAGACCAGGGGAGGATGTGTAGGCAAGTGGGTAGAGAGCATGGGTGGGGGCAGGAAGTAGGGTTGacggtaggcttaccaggtcttgcAGATCCACCAGCAGAAGCTTTTCTTTGGTGCGCGACACGCCAACGCGCCTActgaagcaggccagctgaaggggggcaattAACATCAtctccagggtaaacctggaagtgacggggacactctagcacattcccccCAAACCTCTAAATGACGTTATTGCACtgatcaccccccacccccagccccaccacaatgaagctcctaccagaggtagggctgccaactagggttgccaggtccctctttgccactggtgggaagttttttgggtggcgcctgaggaggtgtt
It contains:
- the LOC130474671 gene encoding probable G-protein coupled receptor 33, which gives rise to WHFLIVRDPFAPSSTNAIFISIFLQDLMDTGNKTVLSGNVSSVEVGVSHSPEKMTYLNLATAIFSLVSLLVGAVSNGLFLWVLGVKMKKTVNSLWFSHLIFTYLLFCSSLPFFSVYILLEFHWVFGTVVCKLINSLFSLTMFTTVFLLTVVSLDRYLLICHPVWSQHNRAIPQARKVVAVVWLVSSILSTPYLFFRVTQTVKGKTKCLNNYAFSSDWDGPETQALRARVHLALFVVRFLLAFLLPLLVITSCHCRMGWEMKKKRLVRNTKPFRVLVAAVASFFVCWLPYHLYHSSLSYWESFALTQHVLLAMMVVGMCLNFCFTPILYLFVGETFQQVFKTSLLALLKSGFTDIPIILIDNTSAHVEGHRSNCISSLELKLAQGNDRSPP